A genomic stretch from Pagrus major chromosome 3, Pma_NU_1.0 includes:
- the LOC140993398 gene encoding killer cell lectin-like receptor subfamily B member 1B allele C — MYSNIYEDPNLTANVRYNKRAREDRGESLERVVDIYESADTFTDHRHVDRSTQDGGAHTQKHLPAVKRSHCRAVALLLSLLCLLLLAGVTVLSKLYFSEILKNSELIQKMNQTSHDNPNDSFCQGQGNSVTQRNITRWKRFRCSCYYISTEKKNWTDSRSDCQNKGADLVIILNKDEHDFVRNLAAHQASWIGLQSVEKWTKEWQWVDRTTAQYLGFRTGVDVTKAPKGQPVYMDEQGTWDHTNSESKQWICERAIS, encoded by the exons ATGTATTCCAACATTTACGAAGACCCAAATTTGACTGCGAATGTGAGATACAACAAAAGagccagagaggacagaggagagagccTGGAGAGAGTGGTCGACATTTACGAGAGTGCGGACACTTTCACCGACCATCGTCATGTTGATCGTTCGACACAGGACGGAG GAGCGCACACTCAGAAGCATCTCCCAGCTGTCAAAAGAAGCCATTGTAGAGCTGTTGCACTGCTCCTCAGTCTACTCTGTCTCCTGCTATTAGCTGGAGTCACCGTCCTGTCCAAACTCT ATTTTTCAGAAATTTTGAAAAACTCTGAGCTCATTCAGAAGATGAATCAGACGAGTCATGACAACCCGAACGACAGTTTCTGCCAGGGTCAGGGTAACAGCGTCACGCAGAGAAACATTACAA GATGGAAGAGATTTCGATGCAGTTGTTACTACATATCTACTGAGAAGAAGAACTGGACAGACAGCAGGAGTGACTGTCAGAACAAGGGAGCAGATCTGGTGATAATACTGAACAAAGACGAACAC GACTTTGTCAGAAATCTGGCTGCACACCAAGCTTCCTGGATCGGTCTGCAGTCAGTGGAAAAGTGGACCAAAGAATGGCAATGGGTGGACAGAACGACAGCACAATATCT GGGCTTTCGTACAGGTGTGGATGTTACAAAGGCTCCAAAAGGGCAACCAGTATATATGGATGAGCAAGGAACGTGGGATCATACCAACTCTGAAAGCAAACAATGGATCTGTGAGAGAGCGATATCTTGA